One genomic window of Oligoflexus sp. includes the following:
- a CDS encoding ABC transporter permease codes for MLWRYLRIYMNFLRFAASRAMQFRAELLFRVIMDVVFYSMFLGFYEILYSHTEFIGVWNRSQAMVFISGFLVVDALQMTFFADMYHAFQQMYRLGALDHYLTKPISSWFFVGFRHINFGSLINVGIAVCILIWALSRYPVPLSWQAYLIYGIMILTASFLYFLVIFAMLMSVFWTESTEGPLSIYFEGVNFATRPHHIFHGVIKGVLLSIVPFSVFASIPAQALFDDVGWTSVLHMLAVVIGFFLLNRWLWERGLRRYASAQG; via the coding sequence ATGCTGTGGCGTTACCTGCGCATCTATATGAATTTTCTCCGCTTCGCCGCCTCACGGGCCATGCAGTTTCGGGCCGAGCTCCTGTTCCGCGTGATCATGGATGTGGTCTTTTACAGCATGTTCCTTGGGTTCTATGAGATCCTCTACAGCCACACGGAATTCATCGGTGTTTGGAATCGTTCGCAGGCCATGGTCTTTATCAGCGGTTTTCTGGTGGTGGACGCGCTGCAGATGACCTTCTTCGCGGACATGTATCACGCCTTTCAGCAGATGTATCGCCTGGGGGCTTTGGATCATTACCTGACCAAACCCATTTCATCCTGGTTTTTTGTGGGCTTTCGGCATATCAATTTCGGGTCGCTGATCAATGTGGGCATCGCCGTTTGCATTCTGATCTGGGCCCTTTCCCGTTATCCCGTCCCCCTTTCCTGGCAGGCCTATCTGATTTATGGGATCATGATCCTGACCGCCAGCTTTCTTTATTTCCTGGTGATCTTCGCCATGCTCATGAGCGTTTTTTGGACGGAGAGCACCGAGGGGCCCTTGTCCATTTATTTTGAAGGTGTAAACTTTGCAACAAGGCCGCATCATATTTTTCATGGCGTCATCAAAGGAGTCCTTTTGAGCATCGTTCCCTTTTCCGTGTTCGCCTCCATTCCGGCCCAGGCGCTCTTTGATGACGTGGGCTGGACCTCGGTCCTGCACATGCTCGCTGTCGTCATCGGTTTTTTCCTGCTGAACCGCTGGCTTTGGGAACGCGGACTCAGACGCTACGCCTCGGCCCAGGGCTGA
- the cobT gene encoding nicotinate-nucleotide--dimethylbenzimidazole phosphoribosyltransferase, giving the protein MHFNISAPDLNFVPTLQAELDQKTKPLHSLGRLESLALQIGLVQKTLKPRIERPSLLVFAADHGIARAGVSPYPQSVTGAMVRNFSQGGAAINVLTRELGWDLHLINAGTLEPTPWPSVQDRRLGPGTRNMLNEAAMSAEELEQALKAGADSVRALKADGCNTVAFGEMGIGNSSSAALLIHCLCDIPLQDAVSRGAGCDDEQLRNKKGCLEQVLSKHGRIKDPMEALRVFGGFELAMIAGATLAAAEERMLILVDGLIASAAVLVAVKFCPEVKTYLIFAHRSAAAGHAALLQHLEVAPLLDLQMRLGEGTGAALALPLLRSAAAILSEMATFASAEVAGPGPS; this is encoded by the coding sequence ATGCACTTTAATATCAGCGCTCCCGATCTTAATTTTGTGCCCACGCTGCAGGCGGAGCTGGATCAGAAGACCAAGCCGCTTCATTCGTTGGGTCGCCTTGAATCCTTGGCTCTGCAGATCGGCCTTGTGCAGAAGACTTTGAAGCCACGCATTGAAAGACCGAGCCTGCTCGTCTTTGCGGCTGATCACGGCATCGCCAGGGCAGGCGTCAGTCCCTATCCGCAAAGCGTGACCGGAGCCATGGTGCGGAATTTTTCGCAAGGCGGGGCCGCGATCAATGTTCTGACGCGTGAGCTGGGTTGGGATCTGCACCTGATCAATGCAGGAACTTTGGAGCCAACACCGTGGCCCTCTGTTCAGGATCGCCGGCTGGGGCCCGGGACCCGGAACATGTTGAACGAAGCCGCGATGTCTGCCGAAGAGCTGGAACAAGCTCTGAAGGCCGGGGCCGACTCTGTACGCGCGCTCAAAGCAGATGGCTGCAATACGGTGGCGTTTGGGGAAATGGGCATAGGCAATTCTTCATCTGCGGCTCTTTTGATTCATTGTCTCTGTGATATTCCTTTGCAGGATGCTGTGAGTCGTGGCGCCGGCTGTGATGATGAGCAGCTGCGGAATAAAAAGGGGTGTCTGGAGCAGGTTCTGAGCAAGCATGGGCGCATCAAAGATCCCATGGAGGCGCTGCGCGTATTCGGTGGATTTGAACTGGCTATGATCGCAGGCGCGACCCTGGCCGCAGCGGAAGAAAGAATGCTGATCCTGGTTGATGGACTCATTGCAAGCGCAGCCGTTCTTGTCGCGGTGAAATTCTGTCCCGAGGTCAAAACCTATTTGATTTTTGCGCATCGTTCCGCGGCCGCTGGCCACGCAGCACTTCTGCAGCATCTTGAAGTCGCACCGCTCCTTGATCTTCAGATGCGCCTGGGCGAGGGCACCGGAGCCGCCCTGGCTTTGCCGCTGCTTCGATCCGCGGCTGCCATTCTTTCGGAAATGGCCACCTTTGCCAGTGCGGAAGTCGCGGGACCTGGGCCCTCATGA
- the cobC gene encoding alpha-ribazole phosphatase family protein: MPADRRLVALRHTAVGVAAGTCYGQLDVPLASSYPEDLGTVRRALPDLPFARVISSPLQRCYQLATDLGRGSVEKDARLMELSFGDWEGLLWNELPRDISEHWTEDVVHRAPPAGESFLQLILRVKDFLHDPGLWNQGGPVLIVTHAGVIRALYHILNGADRTDCLRWPIAFGDHRIWDL; the protein is encoded by the coding sequence ATGCCAGCTGATCGCAGACTCGTGGCACTGCGCCACACAGCGGTCGGCGTTGCCGCAGGAACCTGCTACGGGCAGCTCGATGTGCCTCTGGCATCCAGCTATCCCGAAGATCTCGGAACTGTAAGGCGGGCTCTCCCGGATCTGCCGTTTGCGCGCGTGATCAGCAGTCCCCTGCAGCGCTGCTATCAGCTGGCCACCGATCTAGGCCGCGGCTCTGTGGAAAAGGACGCGCGGCTTATGGAACTTTCCTTTGGTGATTGGGAAGGTCTTCTTTGGAATGAACTTCCCAGGGATATCAGCGAACACTGGACCGAGGACGTGGTGCACAGAGCCCCGCCCGCTGGAGAAAGCTTTTTACAGCTGATCCTGCGCGTGAAGGATTTCCTGCATGATCCGGGACTTTGGAATCAGGGAGGGCCCGTTCTGATCGTGACGCACGCGGGTGTGATCCGGGCCCTTTATCATATTCTGAACGGAGCCGACCGCACGGACTGTCTCCGCTGGCCGATTGCCTTCGGTGATCATCGCATCTGGGATCTTTAA
- a CDS encoding PilZ domain-containing protein: MQKIRHAVVRNLFRPKLGDIHAKATAAYRRKYHRHDVSSYELAFVTLGDKTFRILNISYGGLRVRGENLESLLPLLKSGQVVQAGIAIMGSSYKMPVKVVALDKSMAGLSFERVQSLDEQFLTRFLYFMDAGILLKALPKGSVGDIYQNPAWHSYGGVNGAIEVHLHLDGQSEVVEAHVFYLNGLRQDFAVFTSRGITVSCMPKRELKTRDKREILVHVLCIMIGLRQVGRTDRLDALIEGGLSKLFRPSNKTL, from the coding sequence TTGCAGAAAATTCGCCACGCAGTGGTTCGGAATCTCTTCCGACCCAAGCTGGGTGACATTCACGCCAAGGCCACAGCCGCCTATCGCCGCAAGTATCATCGCCATGATGTGTCGTCGTATGAATTGGCCTTTGTCACCCTCGGGGATAAGACCTTTCGCATCCTGAATATCAGCTACGGTGGTCTGCGCGTGCGCGGAGAAAATCTGGAGTCTCTGCTACCTCTTTTAAAAAGCGGCCAGGTCGTGCAGGCCGGCATCGCCATCATGGGTTCATCCTATAAGATGCCGGTGAAGGTTGTGGCTCTGGATAAGAGCATGGCCGGTCTGAGTTTTGAACGCGTGCAGAGCCTGGATGAGCAGTTCCTGACCCGCTTTCTTTATTTCATGGATGCCGGCATCCTTTTGAAAGCCTTGCCCAAGGGCAGCGTCGGTGACATCTATCAGAATCCCGCCTGGCATTCCTATGGCGGTGTGAATGGAGCCATCGAAGTCCATCTGCATTTGGATGGGCAGAGCGAAGTGGTCGAGGCCCATGTTTTCTATCTGAATGGGTTGCGGCAGGATTTCGCCGTCTTCACCTCGCGTGGAATCACCGTCTCGTGCATGCCGAAGCGTGAGCTGAAAACGCGTGACAAGCGCGAGATCCTGGTCCATGTGCTCTGCATTATGATCGGTCTCAGACAGGTGGGACGCACGGATCGTCTGGATGCTTTGATCGAAGGCGGACTCTCCAAACTTTTCCGACCCAGCAATAAAACTCTTTAA
- a CDS encoding Hpt domain-containing protein, with product MMQEPGSTKVLDSSVLEGLRVYAKSGAFLQQVIEIFEQHGQMSLDELFAASELDDNETVRRVAHRLKGSCLNVGATLMAQKLRLLEQLCAANAAREDTHVLIAGLPEVFSDTCNALKTIP from the coding sequence ATGATGCAGGAACCTGGCTCCACCAAAGTCCTCGATTCTTCCGTACTGGAAGGCTTGCGCGTTTACGCCAAATCTGGTGCATTCCTTCAGCAAGTTATTGAGATATTTGAACAACACGGGCAGATGTCTCTGGACGAGCTGTTTGCAGCTTCCGAACTCGACGACAATGAAACAGTCCGTCGCGTCGCCCATCGGCTCAAGGGCAGCTGCCTGAATGTGGGAGCCACGCTGATGGCCCAAAAGCTCAGACTTTTGGAGCAGTTGTGTGCTGCGAATGCTGCGCGGGAGGACACCCATGTCCTGATCGCAGGGCTGCCAGAGGTCTTCTCGGACACCTGTAACGCCCTGAAAACAATCCCCTGA
- a CDS encoding RNA-binding protein, whose product MGKNLYVGNLAYSVNDATLMDAFNQYGEVGSAKVIMDRETGRSKGFGFVEMIDAQDAAMAMDKLNGRNYDGRPMTVNEARPSVPRSYNSSSSGRNGQGY is encoded by the coding sequence ATGGGCAAAAATTTATATGTTGGTAATCTCGCTTATTCCGTTAATGATGCAACGCTGATGGATGCGTTCAATCAATACGGAGAAGTTGGATCGGCCAAGGTCATCATGGATCGTGAAACAGGTCGTAGCAAAGGCTTCGGCTTTGTCGAAATGATCGATGCCCAGGACGCGGCCATGGCTATGGATAAGCTGAATGGCAGAAATTATGATGGTCGTCCCATGACTGTCAATGAAGCCAGACCGTCTGTCCCCCGCAGCTATAACAGCAGCTCGTCGGGCCGGAATGGTCAGGGTTATTGA
- a CDS encoding ABC transporter permease, whose translation MKWFWQVMSGQMRMRLAYPWGFWISLSLELFVVASINWYLWSAVLASRGGESFPGFTLRTLVLYSMITSILRKVQMNSDQFGGIGDDIYSGALNKYLVYPVSYFGFRYAMHLGGSFVSFCQSFLALLLFWAVFALQDMPWPGAASLVQFLVLVVFGITIRFLINACLQTLAFWFEQVWALLVLLNFLIMLLGGQLIPMDLYPAWARDILFYTPFPILAAWPAEALLGKMSWMKFLQGCSIGCLWIVVFNVLARFSFSRGVRNYSGIGA comes from the coding sequence ATGAAATGGTTCTGGCAGGTGATGAGCGGACAGATGCGCATGCGGCTCGCCTATCCTTGGGGATTTTGGATCAGCCTTTCGCTTGAGCTTTTCGTGGTGGCCTCGATCAACTGGTATCTCTGGAGCGCGGTTCTGGCCTCGCGCGGCGGTGAATCCTTCCCGGGTTTCACCCTGCGAACCCTTGTCCTCTATTCCATGATCACTTCGATTCTGCGCAAGGTGCAGATGAATTCCGATCAATTCGGAGGCATCGGGGATGATATCTATTCGGGAGCCTTGAACAAGTATCTCGTTTATCCCGTTTCCTACTTTGGCTTTCGCTATGCCATGCACCTGGGCGGATCCTTCGTCAGTTTCTGTCAGAGTTTCCTGGCCCTTCTCCTTTTCTGGGCGGTTTTCGCGCTTCAGGACATGCCCTGGCCCGGAGCCGCGAGCCTTGTTCAGTTTCTGGTGCTCGTGGTCTTTGGCATCACGATTCGTTTTCTGATCAACGCCTGCCTTCAGACTCTGGCGTTCTGGTTCGAACAGGTGTGGGCGCTGCTGGTCCTTTTGAATTTTCTGATCATGCTCCTCGGCGGGCAGTTGATTCCGATGGACCTTTATCCGGCCTGGGCTCGGGACATCCTGTTTTACACGCCCTTTCCCATACTCGCGGCGTGGCCTGCCGAGGCTTTGCTGGGCAAGATGTCCTGGATGAAATTCCTGCAGGGCTGCAGCATCGGTTGCCTTTGGATCGTGGTTTTCAATGTCCTCGCCCGCTTCAGCTTCAGCCGGGGCGTCCGCAATTATTCCGGCATCGGGGCCTGA
- the cobS gene encoding adenosylcobinamide-GDP ribazoletransferase has translation MKAIQSFLAAIVCFTRIPIPWTLPADAFTRASLQLPLLGWCIGGLQYGIFLLASRVMSVELALFWALIFPCLLSGGMHEDGLADFADGMLGGQTASRRLEIMKDPRVGSYGVLALILVLGGSFLALKETALNQKATALLLSTILSRSIVIPLLGSLPYLNHAGSRSEGFIPQSFRGWRVLLPLWPLLLTAWLLPDARLVLFFLVFILIFVAIRYYLQKKLEGLTGDCLGAAIKLTEFSCFMLSCILWQRSA, from the coding sequence ATGAAAGCCATTCAAAGCTTTCTTGCGGCCATCGTGTGCTTCACCCGCATTCCCATACCCTGGACTTTGCCGGCAGATGCCTTCACCCGGGCCAGTCTGCAGCTTCCTCTTTTGGGTTGGTGCATCGGCGGCCTGCAGTATGGAATATTCCTGCTGGCCTCACGCGTCATGAGCGTCGAGCTCGCCCTTTTCTGGGCTCTGATTTTTCCCTGTCTTTTATCGGGCGGTATGCATGAGGATGGCCTTGCGGATTTTGCGGATGGAATGCTAGGGGGACAAACGGCGAGCCGCCGCCTGGAAATCATGAAGGATCCAAGGGTCGGAAGTTATGGAGTGCTGGCCTTGATACTGGTCCTGGGCGGAAGTTTTCTCGCCTTGAAGGAAACAGCCCTGAACCAAAAGGCGACCGCCCTGCTTTTAAGCACCATTCTGAGCCGCAGCATCGTGATTCCTTTGCTCGGCTCTCTGCCCTATTTGAATCACGCAGGCAGCCGATCCGAGGGATTCATCCCACAGTCCTTCCGGGGCTGGCGGGTCCTTCTTCCGTTATGGCCGCTGCTGCTGACAGCCTGGCTTCTGCCTGATGCCCGGCTCGTCCTGTTTTTTCTTGTCTTCATTCTGATTTTTGTCGCCATCAGATACTATCTGCAGAAAAAATTGGAGGGCTTGACCGGGGATTGCCTGGGAGCGGCCATCAAACTCACGGAATTCAGCTGCTTCATGCTCAGTTGCATTCTCTGGCAAAGGTCTGCTTAA
- the corA gene encoding magnesium/cobalt transporter CorA, producing the protein MPNKLLTKRRNRYNIFHRPPPGSSPGTVIDPIDPTPTRLVLMAYDQDKLDARNLDDVPGLGELVKLHQVTWISVIGLGNVPLIQKLCQELGIHRLTVEDIINQYQRPKVEYFDTYSFITVHIPRLDARNESEHVSIIIGQGFVVSFQNSPIDYMESIRNRIQKKVGQIRFKGCDYLCYAIIDAVIDLYFPIAEYFAHKLELAEEEVVHALKPAAILDIYNIGSRLNYFHRILWSHKELLTQLIRDPESPINEDVTVYMRDCFDHTIQILDFLENQKDSSKTLISLHLSLQTHHSNEVMKFLTIITATFIPMTFITGLYGMNFNRTSKWNMPELDWLYGYPFALCLMILSAGSLWLYFYRRRWFAAAPATRGELENEQRGGLDAS; encoded by the coding sequence GTGCCTAACAAGTTACTGACCAAACGCCGGAACCGTTACAATATCTTCCACCGTCCGCCCCCAGGCAGCAGTCCGGGTACGGTCATTGACCCCATTGACCCGACCCCGACCCGCCTTGTGCTGATGGCCTATGATCAGGATAAGCTCGATGCCCGGAATCTGGATGATGTCCCCGGACTGGGTGAGCTGGTGAAACTGCACCAGGTGACCTGGATCAGCGTCATCGGCCTCGGGAATGTGCCTTTGATTCAAAAGCTCTGTCAGGAGCTCGGCATTCACCGTCTGACGGTGGAAGACATCATCAACCAGTATCAAAGGCCGAAGGTCGAGTACTTCGACACCTATAGCTTCATCACCGTGCACATTCCCCGTCTCGATGCGCGCAATGAGAGCGAGCATGTCAGCATCATAATAGGCCAGGGTTTTGTCGTCAGCTTTCAAAATTCGCCGATCGACTACATGGAATCCATCCGCAATCGCATCCAGAAAAAAGTGGGGCAGATTCGCTTCAAAGGCTGCGATTACCTTTGCTACGCGATCATTGATGCGGTGATCGACCTTTATTTCCCGATTGCCGAGTATTTTGCGCATAAGCTTGAACTGGCCGAGGAAGAGGTCGTGCATGCGCTGAAACCGGCTGCCATCCTTGATATCTATAATATCGGATCCCGCCTGAACTATTTCCACCGCATCCTCTGGAGTCACAAGGAGCTTCTCACCCAGCTGATCCGCGATCCTGAATCGCCGATCAATGAGGATGTGACTGTTTATATGCGGGACTGTTTTGATCATACGATTCAGATTCTCGACTTTTTGGAAAACCAAAAGGACAGTTCCAAGACGCTGATCAGTCTTCACCTCTCGCTCCAGACGCATCATTCCAACGAGGTGATGAAGTTTTTAACCATCATCACCGCAACCTTCATTCCCATGACTTTCATCACCGGCCTTTATGGAATGAATTTCAACCGGACCTCGAAGTGGAATATGCCGGAACTCGATTGGCTCTATGGCTATCCCTTTGCCCTTTGCCTCATGATCCTTTCCGCTGGCTCGCTCTGGCTGTATTTCTATCGTCGCCGCTGGTTCGCAGCCGCACCGGCCACGCGGGGTGAGCTGGAAAATGAGCAGAGAGGTGGCCTGGATGCCAGCTGA
- a CDS encoding ABC transporter ATP-binding protein: protein MIRVQNLSKTYRIHEKDPGLMGSIKSLFHRRWLDRHALRPISFEVAPGEIVGLLGANGAGKTTLIKMLAGIMHPSSGTADVQGFVPWQRKAQFKHQIALILGQKSQLWPDLPAADSLLLLQEIYRIDPKDYQKRLDYFLDTLDLRKLLKTQIRRLSLGERMKFELIAALLHQPKVIFLDEPTIGLDIGSQRAIRNFLHEYRRTFQPAMILTSHYMEDVTALCERLLILRDGELVFSGRLTDITSRYAQTRKIRLGIKDEAMKAAILQVCPHAKAEGEEASTLVLSVPKDDVSETILKILRVAPLVDLAIQEDDLASIIDALQTAREPS from the coding sequence GTGATTCGGGTTCAAAACCTGTCGAAAACCTATCGCATTCATGAAAAAGACCCAGGGCTCATGGGTTCCATCAAAAGCCTCTTCCACCGGCGTTGGCTGGATCGGCATGCCCTTCGACCTATATCCTTTGAAGTGGCACCCGGTGAAATCGTCGGTTTGCTCGGGGCCAATGGGGCCGGGAAAACCACACTGATCAAGATGCTGGCCGGCATCATGCATCCCAGCTCCGGGACCGCTGACGTGCAGGGCTTTGTGCCCTGGCAGAGAAAAGCTCAGTTCAAGCACCAGATCGCCTTGATCCTGGGCCAGAAATCTCAGCTCTGGCCCGATCTGCCCGCGGCTGACAGTCTGCTCCTTTTGCAGGAAATCTATCGCATAGATCCGAAGGATTATCAGAAGCGTCTCGATTATTTCCTCGATACCCTGGATCTGCGCAAACTCCTGAAGACACAGATCCGCCGTCTGAGCCTTGGGGAGCGCATGAAATTCGAACTCATCGCCGCGCTGCTGCATCAGCCCAAAGTGATTTTTCTGGATGAACCGACCATCGGTCTGGATATCGGCTCCCAAAGAGCCATTCGCAACTTTTTGCACGAATACCGCCGCACCTTTCAACCGGCCATGATCCTGACCAGTCACTATATGGAGGATGTCACGGCCCTCTGCGAACGCCTTCTGATCCTGCGCGACGGCGAACTCGTTTTCTCCGGCCGCCTTACCGATATCACGAGCCGCTATGCGCAAACGCGAAAAATCAGGCTTGGCATCAAAGATGAAGCGATGAAAGCGGCCATCCTTCAGGTGTGCCCGCATGCGAAAGCGGAAGGCGAGGAAGCGAGTACTCTGGTCCTCTCCGTGCCCAAGGATGATGTCAGTGAAACCATTCTGAAGATACTGCGCGTGGCGCCGCTGGTCGATCTTGCGATCCAAGAGGATGACCTCGCCAGCATTATTGATGCGCTGCAAACAGCCAGGGAGCCGTCATGA
- a CDS encoding HEAT repeat domain-containing protein, producing the protein MTLRRILVSLGILAALAGAALLLLPSAMKPVKSVEAKPREDFPARSFEFSYESQSYLNPTLPSAAGKGQGLTIACESRGLMHLGRPRAMTLHFLFEFTSVLCGGVNVMSERGLARTVHYSREFLASEDAMQRATEDPALAIARSLFLPMDLGQKSRWSDDRSFDELRIEGRITPELAWVMDKGQVQWTKKFSGPVPGDEGARGLSQSLQYQVGARSEVSEPMEWGLLQLDGHEQSVSLQNQNLVARTDITVRLVRTSVSDARALRDLWADTEINRPAAAPRIMSSADKDRILQRWRHFRDREGQNPARGANEESQDEYLELKKALRDEPSLADELVDDFNDMDPASSAFATLSGALIYSGEAAALNAFVRKALEHKNEMEWQSRALPMIGLAPVPTAQSWTYLETMRKQANEANLKSAAELGMGTHLKHGFQDGNFVAEIQIRMENARTQDERLHLLDVVGNAGLDQFFPLIRSWLPSASPVLRIRIVQALRFMLRPDAEMLLMQLAADAEPELALGALQSLRERQVSNASIPLLLHILSSRSDDRIRLQALENLYEARHLDADLLPKIQRIRSGLSLSAALAAAWNQIEKDWVDPVET; encoded by the coding sequence ATGACTCTTCGTCGAATACTTGTTAGCCTTGGAATCCTGGCGGCGCTCGCTGGAGCGGCTCTCTTGCTGCTGCCGTCAGCGATGAAGCCTGTGAAATCCGTCGAAGCCAAGCCGCGCGAAGACTTTCCGGCTCGGTCGTTTGAATTTTCCTATGAATCCCAAAGCTATCTGAATCCGACCTTGCCTTCTGCAGCCGGCAAAGGCCAGGGTCTGACGATCGCCTGTGAATCCAGGGGGCTTATGCACCTTGGCCGGCCGCGGGCCATGACCCTGCACTTTCTTTTTGAATTCACATCTGTGCTCTGTGGCGGGGTCAACGTCATGAGTGAACGCGGCCTCGCGCGTACGGTTCACTATTCCCGTGAATTTCTGGCCTCAGAGGATGCCATGCAGCGCGCGACGGAAGACCCGGCGCTGGCCATTGCCCGCAGTCTTTTTTTGCCCATGGATCTGGGTCAAAAGTCACGCTGGTCGGACGATCGGAGTTTTGATGAGCTGCGAATTGAAGGACGCATCACGCCTGAATTGGCCTGGGTCATGGATAAGGGGCAGGTGCAGTGGACGAAAAAATTCTCGGGTCCAGTGCCCGGGGATGAAGGGGCGAGAGGACTTTCGCAGTCGCTTCAGTACCAGGTCGGGGCGCGGAGTGAGGTGAGTGAACCGATGGAATGGGGACTCCTGCAGCTCGATGGCCATGAACAGAGCGTTTCCCTTCAGAACCAAAATCTGGTGGCGCGCACGGATATCACTGTTCGTCTGGTGCGGACCAGCGTATCGGATGCCAGGGCTTTGCGGGATCTTTGGGCCGACACGGAGATCAATCGTCCGGCAGCCGCCCCGCGGATCATGAGCAGCGCGGACAAGGACAGGATCCTGCAGCGCTGGCGTCACTTCCGTGATCGGGAAGGTCAGAATCCAGCGCGAGGTGCCAATGAAGAGAGTCAGGATGAGTATCTGGAACTGAAAAAGGCGCTGCGTGACGAGCCTTCACTGGCTGATGAGCTCGTGGATGATTTCAACGATATGGATCCTGCGAGCAGTGCCTTCGCCACGCTTTCCGGCGCCTTGATCTATTCAGGAGAAGCCGCGGCTTTGAATGCTTTTGTCAGAAAAGCGCTTGAGCATAAGAATGAAATGGAATGGCAGAGCCGAGCCTTGCCGATGATAGGCCTCGCTCCGGTCCCCACAGCGCAGAGCTGGACGTATTTGGAAACCATGCGCAAGCAGGCCAATGAAGCGAACCTGAAAAGTGCCGCCGAGCTGGGCATGGGAACGCATCTGAAGCATGGGTTTCAGGACGGGAATTTCGTGGCCGAGATTCAGATCCGTATGGAAAATGCGCGGACCCAGGACGAACGCCTTCATTTATTGGATGTGGTGGGAAATGCCGGCCTGGATCAATTCTTCCCTTTGATACGCTCGTGGCTGCCATCGGCCTCGCCGGTCCTGCGGATTCGCATTGTGCAGGCTTTGCGTTTTATGCTGAGGCCCGACGCGGAAATGCTGCTTATGCAGCTGGCTGCTGATGCCGAGCCGGAATTGGCGCTCGGCGCTTTGCAGAGTCTGCGCGAGCGTCAGGTTTCGAATGCTTCGATACCCCTTCTTTTACACATTCTAAGCAGCCGTTCGGATGATCGCATCCGGCTTCAGGCTTTGGAGAATCTTTACGAGGCCAGGCATTTGGATGCCGATCTTCTGCCGAAGATTCAGCGAATACGCTCCGGGCTGAGCCTGAGTGCGGCCCTGGCAGCGGCCTGGAATCAAATCGAGAAAGACTGGGTGGATCCGGTGGAAACCTGA